The Helicobacter sp. MIT 05-5293 genome window below encodes:
- a CDS encoding class I SAM-dependent DNA methyltransferase, with the protein MPLDFSPIQTQENTQTLESKAFYQSILYYLKEHLTHKNNNLTHIILTNYNDFYLIDAKAYLPLSKESAIKKAFTNHEKGRGNDISTRAFYEELKSILPKLDYNIPYTHFSLESIPDASTLALIYQALSPAVLLKAKSYIDANTLNIGFYNELLYILGLEEISQNGKILIQPSHTTNTLLDALCNVFNYERKSHFEEIFSLLTTWNNRLLFLRLLDSMLLSFKHISKPFLSIESIPNFSTLDTLFFDVLAKLEDKRDAGIPQALANIPYLNSSLFDKTSLEIEGKEIKLLDSKPLAVYKDSILYKDKSYQFTKLPLLEYLFAFLQAYDFTTTQADIKNHIKTNYDKLINSAVLGLVFEKLNGYKEGSFYTPSFITSFMCKESLQRVVIEKFNTAKNWDCKDLESLKTRLDKLTDSKEGYKEANAIFDSIKLCDPAVGSGHFLVSALNEMIALKFELRILCDEDSNLLKNIVLEVINDEIVIRDSNNALFTYTLPAHENIEFHTIQKTIFYTKRKLIESCLFGVDINPNSCEITKLRLWIELLKSSYYKDIPNKMLETLPNIDINIKCGNSLVSNITLDMTKDALIKRLKNILSKKATLEFSSEVQAIANDLQNKLPQKIEDYKNAVNNYKNETNADLKALHKETIKECQEFIIELFYKMSNEYRIFKENLANYLKNFGYCGVDEGKIKNQPLDSDIKKKLNDYIVAFNFHKTLEIPKDSAGFVEKELIELVQSLQKYENLKSNQSTFEWRFAFPEVLDSNGDFMGFDLVIGNPPYGVELTSQEREMYKKTYSTSQTNTAALFIYLSDKILSTQGINTLIVPKSLNYVAKWEDVREFIKPSMYLLADCGKAWSYVLLEMVIFARQKGIITQTYKTHFLSNASKSQIPCHSEQSEESRPIRGAEIVEKGGSSASARLKLEAESSEALPLIAEKAETFSRVKGSEEGINPFLRNKDNKQNFESFQIEKNQEDSSHAQNMKNTTTTAPIVIDKKLIEKFGGIFINGLSEKEICLGIKMAQSHYKLEKYHKNIKGCSMQSYLKEKGCYAYIGGKQINRFGIVGIKGFCDKKHNAGEILPNALLTQDIVAHITKPKNHIKIIACIPNREVLVLNTINQLVFEDINVKLAWAILNSNLINWYCYKFIFSNSIRTMHLNSYAINKIPIPKITKQNQNIADSIIALVDEILAIKAKDSTTNTSELESEINSLVYALYDLNEEEIKIIEDS; encoded by the coding sequence TTGCCACTTGATTTTAGCCCCATACAAACCCAAGAAAATACTCAAACTTTAGAATCTAAAGCCTTTTATCAGTCTATCCTTTATTATCTCAAAGAGCATCTTACGCATAAAAACAACAACCTAACACATATTATCCTAACCAATTATAATGATTTTTATCTGATTGATGCTAAAGCCTACCTACCATTAAGCAAAGAAAGTGCTATCAAAAAAGCCTTTACTAATCACGAAAAGGGTAGGGGTAATGACATCAGCACAAGGGCGTTTTATGAAGAACTAAAATCGATTTTACCTAAACTTGACTACAATATACCCTATACGCATTTTAGCTTAGAATCTATCCCCGATGCCTCCACTCTAGCACTCATTTATCAAGCCCTAAGCCCTGCTGTGCTACTCAAAGCCAAAAGCTATATTGATGCTAATACGCTAAATATTGGATTCTATAATGAGTTGCTCTATATCTTGGGTTTGGAAGAAATAAGTCAAAATGGTAAAATCCTAATCCAGCCTAGCCACACGACAAATACCCTTTTAGACGCACTTTGCAATGTCTTTAATTATGAGCGAAAGAGTCATTTTGAGGAGATTTTCAGCCTCCTTACCACTTGGAATAACCGCCTTTTATTCTTAAGACTTTTAGATTCAATGCTCCTTAGTTTTAAGCATATCAGCAAGCCATTTTTAAGCATTGAATCTATTCCTAACTTTAGCACTCTTGACACGCTCTTTTTTGATGTCTTAGCAAAGCTAGAAGACAAAAGAGATGCAGGGATTCCACAAGCTCTTGCAAATATCCCTTATCTTAACTCAAGCCTTTTTGATAAAACATCGCTTGAGATTGAGGGCAAAGAAATCAAGCTTTTAGATTCTAAGCCTTTGGCTGTGTATAAAGATTCTATCCTCTATAAGGATAAATCCTATCAATTTACTAAACTCCCACTTTTAGAATATCTGTTTGCTTTTTTGCAAGCTTATGATTTTACTACCACACAAGCCGATATAAAAAATCACATTAAGACTAACTATGACAAACTTATCAATTCAGCTGTGCTTGGGCTTGTCTTTGAAAAGCTCAATGGCTATAAAGAGGGGAGCTTCTACACCCCTAGCTTTATCACTAGCTTTATGTGCAAGGAATCTTTACAAAGAGTAGTGATTGAGAAGTTTAATACTGCTAAGAATTGGGATTGTAAAGACTTAGAATCTCTTAAAACAAGGCTTGATAAGCTCACAGATTCTAAAGAGGGCTACAAAGAAGCAAATGCAATCTTTGATAGTATCAAGCTCTGCGACCCTGCTGTGGGTAGCGGGCATTTTCTCGTCTCTGCACTTAATGAAATGATAGCCCTTAAATTTGAGCTTAGAATCCTTTGCGATGAAGATTCTAATCTCTTAAAAAACATTGTGCTAGAAGTGATAAATGATGAAATTGTGATTAGGGATTCTAATAACGCGCTTTTTACCTACACACTCCCAGCGCATGAAAATATAGAATTTCATACGATTCAAAAGACTATCTTTTATACCAAACGCAAACTCATTGAATCCTGCCTCTTTGGTGTAGATATTAACCCAAACTCTTGCGAGATTACCAAGCTTCGCCTGTGGATTGAGCTCCTTAAATCTAGCTATTATAAAGACATTCCGAATAAAATGCTAGAAACTTTGCCCAATATTGATATTAATATCAAGTGTGGGAATAGTCTTGTGAGCAATATTACACTGGATATGACTAAAGACGCATTGATTAAAAGGCTTAAAAATATTTTATCAAAAAAGGCGACTTTGGAATTTTCAAGTGAAGTTCAGGCTATTGCAAATGATTTGCAAAACAAACTCCCCCAAAAGATAGAAGACTACAAAAATGCAGTAAATAATTACAAAAACGAGACCAACGCTGACCTTAAGGCACTGCACAAAGAGACAATCAAAGAATGCCAAGAGTTTATCATAGAGCTTTTTTATAAAATGAGCAATGAATACAGAATCTTTAAAGAAAATCTCGCAAACTACCTCAAAAACTTTGGATATTGTGGTGTTGATGAGGGTAAAATTAAAAATCAACCTTTAGATTCTGACATCAAAAAGAAGCTCAATGATTATATTGTCGCCTTTAACTTCCACAAAACCCTTGAAATCCCCAAAGATTCTGCGGGATTTGTAGAAAAAGAGCTTATAGAGCTTGTGCAATCTTTGCAAAAATATGAGAATCTCAAAAGCAACCAAAGCACCTTTGAATGGCGGTTTGCATTTCCTGAAGTGTTAGATAGTAATGGAGACTTTATGGGGTTTGATTTGGTGATTGGGAATCCGCCGTATGGTGTAGAGCTTACCTCACAAGAAAGAGAAATGTATAAAAAGACTTATTCAACTTCACAAACCAACACCGCAGCTTTGTTTATATATCTTAGCGATAAAATCCTAAGCACTCAAGGCATTAATACTCTTATCGTGCCAAAATCACTCAACTATGTCGCTAAATGGGAAGATGTAAGGGAATTTATCAAGCCTAGTATGTATCTACTTGCAGATTGTGGCAAGGCGTGGAGCTATGTTTTACTTGAAATGGTAATTTTTGCTAGACAAAAGGGCATCATAACCCAAACCTATAAAACACATTTTTTAAGTAATGCGAGTAAGTCTCAAATCCCTTGTCATTCTGAGCAAAGTGAAGAATCTCGCCCGATTCGTGGTGCGGAAATCGTGGAAAAAGGAGGCAGTAGTGCCTCCGCACGATTGAAGCTAGAAGCGGAATCAAGCGAGGCTCTCCCCTTGATTGCCGAAAAAGCGGAGACTTTTTCGCGGGTTAAGGGGAGTGAGGAGGGGATAAACCCCTTTTTGCGAAATAAAGACAATAAACAAAACTTTGAATCTTTTCAAATAGAGAAGAATCAAGAAGATTCTAGCCATGCCCAAAATATGAAAAACACAACCACCACTGCTCCCATAGTGATTGATAAAAAACTCATTGAGAAGTTTGGGGGAATATTTATCAATGGACTTAGCGAAAAAGAGATTTGTTTAGGGATAAAAATGGCACAATCACACTATAAGCTTGAGAAATATCATAAAAACATAAAGGGTTGTTCTATGCAGTCTTATCTCAAAGAAAAGGGTTGCTATGCCTACATAGGAGGCAAACAAATCAATCGTTTTGGGATTGTGGGCATCAAAGGTTTTTGCGATAAAAAACACAATGCAGGGGAGATACTGCCAAATGCTTTATTGACACAAGACATAGTAGCTCATATCACTAAACCTAAGAATCATATAAAAATTATTGCTTGTATTCCAAATCGTGAGGTATTAGTTTTAAATACTATTAATCAGCTTGTTTTTGAGGATATAAATGTGAAATTAGCTTGGGCTATTTTGAATTCAAATCTTATTAATTGGTATTGCTATAAATTTATTTTTTCAAACTCTATCCGAACAATGCACCTTAACAGCTATGCAATAAATAAAATCCCAATCCCCAAAATCACAAAACAAAACCAAAACATCGCAGATTCTATTATTGCTTTAGTCGATGAGATTCTAGCAATCAAAGCAAAAGATTCCACCACCAACACAAGCGAGCTAGAATCTGAAATTAATAGTTTGGTGTATGCGCTTTATGATTTAAATGAAGAAGAGATAAAAATTATAGAAGATAGTTAA
- a CDS encoding TonB family protein, with protein MKNLQEENNSRLFVCLIFSLIAHFLVLSILFFQINQLQFKKGTSLDPKMKVAGFQIIGNDDIFSPPSQSSNSSQASSSQTIPTLQDSSQPHSESPLQTPETPRSIDLNSLSLYDGKHTNKNKQDTPNPNPSHIKALAKFPKVDSTTRRDIEELYGEEFGDYGLAEQEFLINNLRDIGRITQRYLQYPPSAIRLGQEGLSAVEFFLYPNGDISDLKIIVSSNYMLLDRNSERTIEIAYKDYPHPTTKTRIRIFVNYGIYYYGY; from the coding sequence ATGAAAAACCTTCAAGAAGAAAATAACTCAAGGCTTTTTGTATGCCTTATTTTTTCGCTGATTGCGCATTTTTTAGTATTAAGCATTCTTTTTTTTCAGATAAATCAACTACAATTCAAAAAAGGCACTTCCCTTGATCCAAAAATGAAAGTAGCAGGATTCCAAATTATTGGCAATGATGATATTTTCTCACCGCCTAGTCAATCTTCCAACTCTTCTCAAGCATCTTCTTCTCAAACAATCCCAACACTACAAGATTCTTCACAACCCCATAGCGAATCACCACTTCAGACACCAGAAACACCGCGTTCTATTGATCTAAACTCTCTTAGTCTTTATGATGGAAAACACACAAACAAAAACAAACAAGATACACCTAATCCCAATCCTAGCCATATCAAAGCTTTAGCAAAATTCCCTAAGGTCGATAGCACCACTAGAAGAGATATTGAGGAGCTTTATGGTGAAGAGTTTGGCGACTACGGATTAGCCGAACAAGAATTTCTGATTAATAATCTACGCGACATCGGGCGCATCACACAACGTTATTTACAATACCCTCCAAGCGCGATTCGGCTAGGACAAGAAGGCTTGAGTGCGGTAGAATTTTTCCTCTATCCTAATGGCGACATTAGCGATTTAAAAATCATTGTTTCTTCAAACTATATGCTGCTTGATCGCAATAGCGAACGAACGATTGAAATCGCCTATAAAGATTATCCACACCCTACTACCAAAACGCGCATCAGAATCTTTGTCAATTATGGAATCTACTATTATGGGTATTAA
- the fliN gene encoding flagellar motor switch protein FliN, with translation MASESILDKQRIHTAKEIELATYLEDMMKNYTGLLDMEVVFNAELGNTKIPLGEILRFEKGSIIDLGKPAGESIETFINGRVIGKGEVMVYERNLAIRINEILDSNAIVYYLTRENNK, from the coding sequence ATGGCTAGCGAAAGCATTTTAGACAAACAAAGAATCCATACTGCTAAAGAAATTGAGCTTGCGACCTATTTAGAAGATATGATGAAAAACTATACCGGTCTCTTGGATATGGAGGTAGTTTTCAATGCAGAATTAGGCAACACAAAGATTCCTTTGGGTGAAATTTTACGCTTTGAAAAAGGCTCAATCATTGACTTAGGCAAACCTGCAGGGGAAAGCATCGAAACTTTTATCAATGGACGAGTGATTGGTAAAGGTGAAGTGATGGTGTATGAGCGAAATCTAGCCATTCGTATCAATGAAATCCTCGATTCTAATGCGATTGTTTATTACCTCACTCGTGAGAATAACAAATAG
- a CDS encoding chemotaxis protein CheX, which yields MDIIHSSFFDIIKKSINQVPRDSIMPLKKGYLTKISMLGTHNDVYLLFNKEFLQIMCKYFLDEHDPDELTLEDMARELANLTVGRAKVMVEEMGKHFNISTPEYLGHRLISNYDHGLHFRLEEGRCSIYMRRTN from the coding sequence ATGGACATTATTCATAGTAGCTTTTTTGATATTATTAAAAAAAGTATCAATCAAGTTCCACGAGATTCAATTATGCCTCTTAAAAAAGGTTATTTGACAAAGATCAGTATGCTAGGCACACACAACGATGTTTATTTGCTTTTCAATAAAGAATTTTTGCAGATTATGTGCAAATACTTTCTTGATGAGCATGATCCTGATGAATTGACATTAGAAGATATGGCAAGAGAACTCGCAAACTTAACCGTTGGACGAGCAAAAGTAATGGTGGAGGAAATGGGAAAACATTTTAACATTTCTACACCCGAATATTTAGGACATCGTTTGATTAGCAATTATGACCATGGTTTGCATTTTAGACTTGAAGAAGGAAGGTGTAGCATCTATATGAGAAGGACAAACTAA
- the nth gene encoding endonuclease III, with the protein MPKVPQKSTNTESVLPKKSQRTAKKWNKQDIEQIKQLFLEHYKDAKTELHYRNLYELLVAVMLSAQCTDKRVNIVTPALFEKYPDVQSLSQANIEDIKMIIKSVSFFNNKASHLHKMANQVMQEFNGVIPTTQAELKTLAGVGQKTANVVLIEFFEQNYMAVDTHVFRVSHRLGLSNAKTALQTESELAKLFGDHLCILHQAFVLFGRYTCKALKPMCESCFIAPFCQNKSNFKPI; encoded by the coding sequence ATGCCAAAAGTTCCACAAAAATCCACAAACACAGAATCTGTTTTACCCAAAAAATCCCAAAGGACAGCAAAAAAATGGAACAAACAAGACATAGAGCAGATTAAACAATTATTCCTAGAGCATTACAAAGACGCTAAAACAGAGTTGCATTATCGGAATCTCTATGAATTACTTGTTGCTGTTATGTTGTCGGCTCAATGCACTGATAAGCGTGTCAATATCGTTACACCTGCGCTTTTTGAAAAATATCCAGATGTTCAGTCTTTAAGTCAAGCCAATATTGAAGATATTAAGATGATAATTAAATCTGTTTCGTTTTTTAACAATAAGGCTTCACATTTACACAAAATGGCGAATCAAGTAATGCAAGAATTTAACGGCGTCATTCCCACCACACAAGCAGAGCTAAAAACATTAGCGGGAGTTGGACAAAAAACTGCCAATGTTGTCTTAATAGAGTTCTTTGAACAAAATTATATGGCAGTGGATACGCATGTTTTTCGCGTATCTCATCGTTTGGGATTAAGCAACGCAAAAACCGCTCTACAAACAGAATCAGAGCTTGCTAAACTTTTTGGTGATCACTTGTGTATTTTGCATCAAGCCTTTGTTTTATTTGGTCGCTATACTTGCAAAGCTCTTAAACCAATGTGTGAAAGTTGTTTTATTGCTCCATTTTGTCAAAATAAATCCAATTTTAAACCTATTTAA
- a CDS encoding FeoA family protein has translation MTLYDAQNGKMYQVLSLNTQDSVLKNRFITLGITKGKTFHVTARSIGSLAIAIMINGVQIALRDSEAQKIEVQEVKTQEIAQIQSNDDLLPAV, from the coding sequence ATGACACTTTATGACGCCCAAAATGGAAAAATGTATCAAGTTTTATCATTAAACACACAAGATAGCGTTTTAAAAAATCGTTTTATTACTTTAGGCATTACAAAGGGCAAGACATTCCATGTAACTGCGCGTTCCATAGGTTCATTAGCCATCGCAATTATGATTAATGGTGTGCAAATTGCCTTGCGTGATAGCGAAGCACAAAAAATCGAAGTGCAAGAGGTCAAAACGCAAGAAATTGCCCAGATTCAAAGTAATGATGATTTGCTACCCGCAGTATAA